In Saccharomycodes ludwigii strain NBRC 1722 chromosome III, whole genome shotgun sequence, one DNA window encodes the following:
- the BZZ1 gene encoding Bzz1p (similar to Saccharomyces cerevisiae YHR114W | BZZ1 | SH3 domain protein implicated in regulating actin polymerization) produces MSDYSIGNELKDSYKETYNWCSYNIKWLRDVQNFYKQRANLEKEYSEKLNQLTNDFLKKKAESSVPLSVGDSPVITPGSAESGTVMCWTEILTETQMIGKDHSQLSEELQFQVVDQIDALIKKSNSMLSGINGFVSELDSRKYEIYHGLDKAKKNYDYSCEDLENIRSKIANGNNSVRLKEKLQSKENEMNNCKNDYLIQVNLANRTKDKYYFQDLPESLDLLQNLVQYKTLQLNNLNNIATNLQRSMDLRIGKKLDLMESTINSTTPDLDIKMFIKHNKKQWSEPKDFQYIASPIWHEDASFVVKDDANLTHLKNRLALSQSKEHQMDEVMTTEIDSLSELKQNTLSNSVIMSGIEPENLLKSMTEYVRTLASFTNHESNKLEATVCIESIVNNLGSKYDLDTSGIDVSSLNKKSGGILNKFKNTLKLETPKRMLYSSSSDSGVSEVLHSSGGGESAVGGLLSGLTRKNHHSSKLGGLFGSGIRSRSNTIRSTTSSRANVPVNNRISSIDSNTLSSEESEYDNNLDDSDDDNEYATNDTNPVKVKVLYSYEKTDDSELTINTGDSLSLIAPDTNGWTQVKNDSTGEIGLVPTSYVEVSKSSATTAPQLPGKRKNNLNDDNGGTTVTALYSYEAQGNDELSITAGDSVKVVHKDDGSGWTLGELNGSTGLFPTSYCS; encoded by the coding sequence ATGTCTGATTATAGTATCGGTaatgaattaaaagataGTTATAAAGAAACTTATAATTGGTGTTCATATAATATCAAATGGTTGCGTGACGTCCagaatttttataaacaaagagccaatttagaaaaagaatatagCGAAAAGTTAAACCAATTAAccaatgattttttaaagaagaaagcTGAGAGTTCGGTTCCATTAAGCGTTGGTGATTCTCCGGTAATTACACCAGGTTCTGCTGAGTCAGGTACCGTTATGTGTTGGACTGAAATTTTAACCGAAACTCAGATGATTGGTAAGGATCATTCACAATTATCAGAAGAATTACAATTCCAAGTGGTTGATCAAATAGATgcattaattaaaaaatcaaacaGTATGTTGAGCGGTATTAACGGATTTGTTTCTGAATTGGATTCTAGAAAATATGAAATTTATCATGGATTAGATAaggccaaaaaaaattacgaCTATAGTTGCGaagatttagaaaatatcCGATCAAAAATAgctaatggtaataatagtgtAAGATTAAAGGAGAAATTGCAAtctaaagaaaatgaaatgaaCAATTGCAAAAATGACTACCTAATTCAAGTGAATTTGGCCAATAGAACAAAggataaatattattttcaagaTTTACCAGAAAGTTTAGACTTATTACAAAACTTGGTTCAATATAAGACTTTACAATTAAACAACTTGAATAATATTGCCACGAATTTACAACGTTCTATGGATCTTAGAATTGGGAAAAAATTAGACTTGATGGAATCTACGATTAATAGCACAACACCTGATTTAGATATCAAAATGTTTATTAAGCATAATAAGAAACAATGGAGCGAACCCAAAGATTTCCAATACATTGCGTCTCCTATTTGGCATGAGGATGCCTCGTTTGTTGTTAAAGATGATGCTAACTTAACtcatttgaaaaatagGCTAGCCTTATCCCAAAGCAAAGAACATCAAATGGATGAAGTGATGACTACAGAAATAGACTCTTTGTCcgaattaaaacaaaatactTTAAGCAACAGTGTGATAATGTCTGGGATAGAACCagaaaatttgttaaagTCAATGACTGAATATGTAAGGACACTAGCATCTTTCACCAACCATGAAAGTAATAAATTAGAAGCCACTGTTTGCATAGAAAGCATAGTTAATAATTTAGGCTCAAAATACGATTTGGACACTAGTGGTATTGATGTCAGTtctttgaataaaaaaagcgGTGGTATATTAAAcaagtttaaaaataccTTGAAATTGGAAACACCTAAAAGAATGTTGTATTCTAGCTCTAGTGATAGCGGTGTATCTGAAGTATTGCACAGCAGTGGTGGTGGTGAAAGTGCCGTTGGCGGATTGCTAAGTGGCTTAACTCGTAAAAATCATCATTCTTCCAAGTTAGGTGGGCTATTTGGCAGTGGAATAAGAAGTCGAAGCAATACTATTCGGTCAACAACATCTTCTAGGGCAAATGTACCAGTAAATAATAGAATTAGTTCTATTGATAGTAACACTTTATCTTCTGAAGAGAGCGAGTATGACAATAATTTGGATGACTCGGATGATGACAATGAATATGCCACTAACGATACAAATCCAGTTAAAGTTAAAGTGTTATATTCATATGAAAAAACGGATGATAGTGAATTAACGATAAACACTGGTGATtctttatcattaatagCACCAGATACAAATGGCTGGACTCAAGTGAAAAACGACAGTACTGGTGAAATCGGCCTGGTACCAACAAGTTATGTAGAAGTTTCCAAAAGTTCAGCTACTACTGCTCCACAATTACCTGgtaaaagaaagaataatTTAAACGATGATAACGGCGGAACCACTGTTACTGCATTGTATAGTTATGAAGCACAGGGAAATGATGAACTAAGTATTACAGCGGGTGATAGTGTTAAAGTTGTGCATAAAGATGATGGTAGTGGCTGGACTTTGGGCGAATTAAATGGTTCTACTGGATTGTTTCCAACAAGTTATTGTAGTTAG
- the TRS33 gene encoding Trs33p (similar to Saccharomyces cerevisiae YOR115C | TRS33 | TRapp Subunit) codes for MSNNTHPQTANRSSALPTVNTQQQRLQYEQQLRQYEIYKKSLPTVNTISYEYLMNEMVPLAISLEIEEGQDINTSHSTKMAQSHQLIYQYCKLTLPQQQSILNRIHQIGFGIGSRISEMLIFQNNPNLNFKSLLSSDGRNNNNGAELLPVMKFICKDVWKLVFGKQVDNLKTNHRGTFYLLDKNYCLIRNFVVEKNSKFVEDSDDNLERHVILKPYLEIAAGVIKGVLSNLINIDTDAMTCVYEFVDNGVSFNVHVPKS; via the coding sequence ATGAGTAACAATACACATCCACAAACGGCTAATAGAAGTTCTGCATTGCCAACAGTAAACACACAGCAACAACGACTACAATATGAACAGCAATTAAGACAAtatgaaatatataaaaaaagtttgcCCACTGTTAACACCATATCATATGAATATCTAATGAATGAAATGGTTCCACTGGCAATTAGCCTAGAAATAGAAGAAGGACAGGACATAAACACATCCCATAGCACCAAAATGGCACAAAGCCATCAGTTAATATATCAATATTGTAAATTAACTTTaccacaacaacaatcCATTTTGAATAGAATACACCAAATAGGTTTTGGAATTGGTTCCAGAATTAGTGAAATgctaatttttcaaaataaccccaatttaaattttaagtCACTTCTTTCCAGTGATGGtcgtaataataataatggcgCCGAACTCTTACCTGTTATGAAGTTTATCTGTAAAGACGTCTGGAAATTGGTGTTTGGAAAACAAGTAgacaatttaaaaacaaatcatCGAggaactttttatttattagacaaaaattattgtcTAATTAGAAACTTTGttgtagaaaaaaattccaaGTTTGTGGAAGATTCAGATGATAATTTAGAAAGACATGTTATATTGAAACCCTATTTAGAGATAGCTGCTGGGGTAATTAAGGGCGTGTTAAGTAATCTAATTAATATAGATACGGACGCAATGACATGTGTATATGAATTTGTAGATAATGGTGTTTCATTCAATGTCCATGTTCCAAAAAGTTGA
- the CIM1 gene encoding mitochondrial HMG-box protein CIM1 (similar to Saccharomyces cerevisiae YOR114W | putative protein of unknown function) — protein MRFSNSIFASLPSIVINKPLDFMSYIRKIKKRQTIKDLKFKNVFQYYYYIQSKKLKIQTKSFQLFIRKEWSESSDCKKTLYTLLFFKECKIDYHLLNYNEFGKLVGWNTPINSAYILFRSNFKEYYFSDNYNNRIGNKPKKYTIKINSLADLNHASTSIKYIKKLPPSLSRNEHYLNSTTAYFTQYKKMCQECQSIWKNQVSEEQKRILWKRVKELKLGFSNKVEKEIKNLDELDTLL, from the coding sequence ATGAGGTTTTCCAATAGTATTTTTGCATCCTTGCCCTCCATAGTAATCAACAAACCTTTAGATTTCATGTCatatattagaaaaattaaaaaaagacaaaccataaaagatttgaaatttaaaaatgttttccaatattattactatattcaatctaaaaaattaaaaatacaaacaaaatCGTTTCAGCTTTTCATTAGGAAAGAGTGGTCAGAATCTTCTGACTGCAAAAAAACCTTATATAccctattattttttaaagaatgCAAAATAGATTATCacttattaaattataacGAGTTTGGTAAACTTGTGGGTTGGAATACACCTATTAATAGTgcatatattttgtttcgGTCCAACTTCaaagaatattatttctCTGACAATTATAACAATAGAATTGGCAATAAACCTAAAAAATACACTATCAAGATAAATAGTCTGGCAGATTTGAATCATGCATCAACATCAATTaaatacattaaaaaattaccacCAAGCCTCAGTCGGAATGAACATTATTTAAACAGCACAACTGCTTATTTTACtcaatacaaaaaaatgtgtCAGGAATGTCAGTCgatttggaaaaatcaAGTGAGTGAAGagcaaaaaagaattttatGGAAAAGAGTTAAAGAATTGAAATTAGGGTTTTCAAACAAggtagaaaaagaaattaaaaatttagatGAGCTGGATACTCTATTATAA
- the AZF1 gene encoding Azf1p (similar to Saccharomyces cerevisiae YOR113W | AZF1 | Asparagine-rich Zinc-Finger), giving the protein MIELENNKSKKGHHAIHDNIGDINKTSKDSNTTQDKQYGDNDLVLPTPKARQESMSMYTNFFKKPYSTDNPSIEPFLNIDNNTNDDSSVHADSNNNNNNNNNNQHNKQTISSKDSNSLIPDLNVYRGYSIVNNLNNTNANGLGNNGSNHHHHHGGSSNLHNNTNNSADFTSIQRRPSEQLEPFIPSMKFKIPNFQSGASANTTNTGNTSRDSSRRSTSVKLDLPLQQQQQQQQQNTTTNNGTTNNSLSNTPNLQPQPSDLPDRLPSLRADSFSSILGAAAAIVQPPSKRNSIFIPISETHAHKKDLAGITNSTLKKDIMKPPSTTAPTYHNNKASFSSVINPILAAAAAAAAATPGNGNNGHTTNHHIDPSLNTHSNTHAPSEDFDFFMNNSGISGFSRKNSFRLPDDFDLQFRRRDSSVRGTLDLPPLPNPSHHGNNVTSMNNSNHSMNNTINGSHNNNINSTNVFSSAISSRSNSNQFFTQYSQYPSSTVPLPALPNTGTNSMSGNGVTSGLLNRYAHEHFLRNESAIDDDDEDDDDGQYDYNVHNHQTNGINNMLGRRASSAQPPMFRNKRRRTNSLTSNSSLSGMINNGNLNSNNMLMHRKNRRSSAKMGFPTNPAITPTPSPLPLPVIPLLNGSGGNGTVTDTNMQEIKMKGNVIGKTIEGNTKNTKNTTRKRKQTAAKTAKGSRDDTSNTDTNGRTIKGSSGSKKKKDVKIPSNKNAKKFKTNNKNQGINNRKKLISSSPELSNTKNKLKSNNSSNPHSQPKALISKPIIVENHIKLDKNDPNNRLRKNINLSTTNADGVGNNLLDNTVDDNDDDYKPVLGATRVDQLMLILQARKKGFNDTLETTSDGVIDIEKAPELIPPAIELVGGVEKPKNYHHNNNNNTNADGRSTKSPILSPLTANTPMSSSSGIDDKLASSTDTSKATQSNATTPTTNISETNTTLSVTKKPISGRTYGRRKQHECQYCHKTFTQSTHLEVHVRSHLGYKPYKCPHCEKRFTQGGNLRTHIRSHTGEKPFKCDKCDKKFSRKGNLQAHVLTHVNLKPFQCHLDGCTKSFTQLGNLKSHQNRFHSETLNKLTLKLAKNEFNMKDPKERQLFEYLSELYRNSNKGIKGRGKRRKTESGNESVDNENEEEEEEEADDDAVKSMNSNDINDNDTIITNNAGDIDEATKTLLSLK; this is encoded by the coding sequence atgattgaactagaaaataataaatcaaaaaaaggtCATCATGCCATTCACGATAACATAGGGGACATCAATAAAACTTCTAAAGATTCTAATACAACTCAGGATAAGCAATATGGTGATAATGACCTGGTCCTGCCAACACCCAAAGCAAGGCAGGAGTCTATGTCTATGtatacaaatttttttaaaaaacctTATTCTACAGATAATCCTTCAATAGaaccatttttaaatattgataataacactAACGATGATAGCAGTGTTCATGCTGAtagtaacaacaacaacaacaacaacaacaacaaccaacATAATAAACAGACAATATCCAGTAAAGATAGTAACAGTCTAATACCTGACCTGAATGTCTACAGAGGATATTCCAtagttaataatttaaataacaCCAATGCTAATGGTCTTGGCAATAATGGCAGTAACCATCACCACCACCATGGAGGTAGTTCTAATCTTCacaataataccaataatagtGCAGATTTCACCTCAATTCAACGTAGACCCAGTGAACAATTAGAACCGTTTATTCCGTCCatgaaatttaaaataccAAACTTTCAATCTGGTGCAAGCGCCAATACTACGAATACCGGTAATACATCAAGAGATTCTAGTAGAAGGTCCACCAGTGTGAAACTAGACCTTCCActacaacagcaacagcaacagcaacaacagaATACTACTACAAATAATGGTACCACTAACAATAGTCTTAGCAACACTCCTAACCTACAGCCGCAACCCAGTGATTTACCTGATCGATTACCATCTTTAAGAGCAGATTCATTTAGTTCTATATTAGGTGCCGCAGCTGCTATAGTTCAACCACCGTCCAAAAGAAATTCAATATTCATACCAATATCAGAAACGCACGCACATAAAAAGGATCTTGCCGGTATTACGAATTCAACTCTTAAAAAAGACATTATGAAACCACCTTCTACCACAGCTCCTACCTATCATAACAATAAAGCCTCATTTAGTAGCGTGATTAACCCTATCTTGGCTGCCGCTGCCGCTGCCGCTGCTGCAACACCTGGTAACGGTAATAATGGCCATACTACGAATCATCATATTGATCCGAGTTTAAACACTCACAGTAATACCCACGCACCTTCCGAAGATTTCGACTTTTTTATGAACAATTCGGGTATTTCCGGGTTTTCTCGTAAAAACTCTTTCAGATTACCAGATGATTTTGATTTGCAATTTAGAAGAAGAGACTCTTCTGTCAGAGGAACACTGGATTTACCACCTCTACCAAATCCCAGTCACCATGGAAATAATGTTACTTCCATGAATAATTCTAACCACAGTATGAACAACACTATTAACGGTAGtcataacaataatataaacagCACTAACGTTTTTTCTTCAGCTATTTCGTCTAGATCAAATAGCAATCAGTTTTTCACACAATATTCACAGTACCCCAGCAGCACTGTTCCACTACCTGCATTGCCTAATACTGGGACCAATAGCATGAGCGGTAATGGTGTAACTAGTGGATTATTAAACAGATATGCTCATGAACATTTCCTTAGAAATGAAAGTGCAATTGATGATGACGACgaggatgatgatgatggtcAATATGACTATAATGTGCACAATCATCAAACTAATGGTATTAACAACATGCTTGGAAGAAGAGCTTCGTCTGCTCAGCCACCTATGTTTAGAAATAAGAGGAGGAGAACCAACAGTTTGACTAGTAATTCAAGCCTGTCAGGTATGATTAACAACGGTAATTTAAATTCGAATAATATGTTAATGCACAGAAAGAATAGAAGAAGTAGTGCTAAAATGGGGTTCCCTACAAATCCAGCAATAACACCTACACCATCTCCACTGCCTTTGCCCGTAATTCCGCTACTGAATGGATCTGGCGGGAACGGTACTGTCACGGATACTAATATGCAGGAGATTAAAATGAAAGGGAATGTTATTGGTAAAACAATCGAGGGTAATACcaaaaatactaaaaacacaacaaggaaaaggaaacaaACGGCAGCGAAAACAGCCAAAGGGTCTAGAGACGACACTAGCAACACAGATACTAATGGTCGAACTATCAAAGGTTCGTCAGGCagtaaaaagaagaaagatgTTAAAATAcctagtaataaaaatgctaagaaatttaaaacaaacaataaaaaccaAGGCATTAATAACCGCAAAAAACTAATATCATCATCCCCTGAACTATCTAATACCAAGAATAAACTTAAATCCAATAACAGTTCTAACCCGCATTCGCAACCAAAAGCCCTGATATCCAAACCCATAATAGTTGAGAACCATATAAAATTAGACAAAAATGATCCAAATAACCGTCtgagaaaaaatatcaatttaTCAACTACAAATGCAGATGGTGTTGGTAACAACTTGCTCGACAACACTGTAGATGATAACGATGACGATTATAAACCTGTTTTAGGTGCCACTAGAGTTGATCAATTGATGTTAATATTACAAGCACGTAAGAAGGGATTTAATGATACTTTGGAAACCACATCGGATGGTGTTATTGATATTGAAAAGGCACCAGAATTGATTCCACCTGCTATTGAATTGGTAGGTGGTGTGGAAAAACCTAAAAACTATCaccacaacaacaacaacaatactaATGCTGACGGTCGGAGTACTAAATCCCCCATTTTATCACCATTAACGGCCAACACACCTATGTCCAGTTCTTCTGGAATAGATGATAAATTAGCCAGTAGCACAGATACATCCAAGGCTACGCAGTCTAATGCTACAACACCTACTACAAATATTTCAGAGACCAACACTACACTATCTGTTACCAAAAAACCCATCTCTGGTAGAACTTACGGTAGAAGAAAGCAACATGAATGCCAATATTGTCATAAAACATTTACTCAATCTACTCACTTGGAAGTGCATGTTCGTAGTCATTTAGGATATAAACCATATAAGTGTCCACATTGCGAAAAGAGATTTACACAAGGTGGTAATTTAAGAACCCATATTAGGTCTCATACTGGTGAAAAACCGTTTAAATGTGATAAATGTGATAAGAAATTTAGCAGAAAAGGTAATCTACAAGCACATGTTCTAACACATGTTAACTTAAAACCATTTCAATGCCATTTGGATGGATGCACCAAAAGTTTTACCCAATTAGGAAATTTGAAGAGTCATCAAAATAGATTTCACTCAGAAACTTTGAATAAATTGACTTTGAAATTGGctaaaaatgaatttaaCATGAAAGACCCCAAGGAGCGCCAACTCTTTGAATATTTGTCTGAGTTATACagaaatagtaataaaggTATTAAGGGTCGTGGTAAAAGGAGGAAGACTGAAAGCGGGAACGAAAGTGTTGacaatgaaaatgaagaagaagaagaagaagaagcagATGATGATGCTGTTAAGAGTATGAATTCCAACGAcattaatgataatgatactattattactaataatgcAGGTGATATTGATGAAGCTACcaaaacattattatcattaaaatga
- the RPC19 gene encoding DNA-directed RNA polymerase core subunit RPC19 (similar to Saccharomyces cerevisiae YNL113W | RPC19 | RNA Polymerase C) — MESTSIDKKKESVDQPLETTNNNNAIEDVDMLDNHEQEEEEEEEAEEEFDGNKIRLLREATADDGTCASFQIAEEDHTLGNSLRYIIMKNPQVEFCGYSIPHPSENFLHLRIQTYGEITAVEALHKGLQDLMDLCDVVEDKFTSKIRDM; from the coding sequence ATGGAATCCACCtctattgataaaaaaaaagaatctGTCGATCAACCTTTAGAAACCactaacaacaacaacgcTATTGAAGATGTTGATATGCTAGATAACCACGAacaggaagaagaagaagaagaagaagcagAAGAAGAGTTTGatggaaataaaatcagACTGCTTCGCGAAGCTACTGCAGACGATGGAACTTGTGCATCTTTCCAAATTGCTGAAGAAGATCACACTTTGGGCAATTCTTTAAGGTATattataatgaaaaatccCCAGGTTGAATTCTGTGGGTATTCTATTCCTCATCCAagtgaaaattttttgcaTCTAAGAATTCAAACCTACGGAGAGATAACTGCTGTTGAGGCCTTGCATAAGGGATTACAAGATTTAATGGACCTATGTGATGTTGTAGAAGATAAATTCACCTCTAAAATTAGAGATATGTAA
- the DBP2 gene encoding DEAD-box ATP-dependent RNA helicase DBP2 (similar to Saccharomyces cerevisiae YNL112W | DBP2 | Dead Box Protein) has product MSGNRDHQFNRNNFGSSRGGDFRGSHGSDRNGYNRGGNDYRGRRGGGFNNNQKVVNLDEKPNWDLDTLPKFEKNFYSEDPKVAARSDAEIAEFRKENEMTIYGHDIPKPITTFDEAGFPDYVLNEVKEEGFEKPTGIQCQGWPMALSGRDMIGVAATGSGKTLSYCLPAIVHINAQPLLSPGDGPIVLVLAPTRELAVQIQKECSKFGRTSRIRNTCVYGGVPRGQQIRDLQKGVEICIATPGRLIDMLETGKTNLKRVTYLVLDEADRMLDMGFEPQIRKIVDQIRPDRQTLMWSATWPKEVQALARDYLHDYIQVNIGSLDLAASHNIKQIIEVVSQYDKRDRLVKHLEVASEDKESKILIFCSTKRACDDVTSYLRGDGWPALCIHGDKQQQERDWVLNEFRSGINYVINFDMPGNIEDYVHRIGRTGRAGTKGTAISFFTEDNKPLANQLIGILREAKQDVPEDLLRYERVSHRNNYHPRYGGRGGRGGRGGRGGYGGNRGFGGRNGGNNRRW; this is encoded by the exons ATGTCTGGTAATAGAGATCATCAATTcaatagaaataatttCGGTTCTTCTCGTGGTGGAGATTTTAGAGGTTCTCATGGTAGTGATAGAAATGGTTACAATAGAGGCGGTAATGACTATAGAGGTAGAAGAGGTGGTGGTTTCAATAACAACCAAAAAGTTGTCAATTTAGATGAAAAACCAAATTGGGATTTAGATACTTTAccaaaatttgaaaaaaatttttattctgAAGACCCAAAAGTTGCTGCCAGATCAGATGCTGAGATTGCTGAATTTAGAAAGGAAAATGAAATGACGATTTATGGTCATGATATTCCAAAGCCAATCACCACTTTTGACGAAGCTGGTTTCCCAGACTATGTCTTAAATGAAGTTAAAGAAGAAGGTTTTGAAAAACCAACTGGTATTCAATGCCAAGGTTGGCCAATGGCTTTGAGTGGGAGAGATATGATTGGTGTTGCTGCAACTGGTTCTGGTAAGACTTTGTCTTATTGTTTGCCTGCTATTGTGCATATTAACGCCCAGCCATTATTATCCCCAGGCGATGGTCCAATTGTTCTTGTTTTGGCCCCAACAAGAGAATTGGCTGTACAAATTCAAAAAGAGTGCTCTAAATTTGGTAGAACCTCTAGAATTAGAAACACATGTGTCTATGGTGGTGTTCCAAGAGGTCAACAAATTAGAGATTTGCAAAAGGGTGTTGAAATTTGTATTGCTACACCAGGTAGATTAATTGATATGTTGGAAACTGGCAAAACTAATTTGAAAAGGGTTACTTACTTGGTTTTGGATGAAGCTGACAGAATGTTAGATATGGGGTTTGAACCTCAAATCAGAAAGATTGTTGATCAAATCAGACCAGATAGACAGACTTTAATGTGGTCTGCTACTTGGCCTAAGGAAGTTCAAGCTTTAGCCAGGGATTATCTACACGACTATATCCAAGTTAACATCGGTTCTTTGGATTTGGCTGCTTCTCAcaatattaaacaaattattgaaGTTGTTTCTCAATATGACAAGAGAGATAGATTGGTTAAACATTTGGAGGTTGCATCTGAAGATAAAGAatctaaaatattaattttctgCTCTACCAAAAGAGCTTGTGATGATGTTACATCTTATTTAAGAGGAGATGGGTGGCCAGCTTTGTGTATTCACGGTGATAAACAGCAACAGGAGCGTGATTGGGTTTTGAATGAGTTTAGAAGCG GTATTAATTACGTTATTAACTTTGATATGCCAGGTAATATTGAAGACTATGTTCATAGAATTGGTAGAACAGGTAGAGCTGGTACTAAAGGTACAgctatttccttttttactGAAGATAATAAACCATTGGCTAACCAATTGATAGGTATTTTGAGAGAAGCTAAACAAGATGTTCCAGAAGATCTATTAAGATACGAGAGAGTTAGCCACAGAAACAATTACCATCCAAGATACGGTGGTCGTGGTGGCCGTGGCGGACGTGGTGGTCGTGGCGGCTATGGTGGTAATCGTGGCTTTGGTGGCCGTAatggtggtaataatagAAGATGGTAA